GTTGTCGCGAGCCCGGGAGCTTGTTCCTCTTGCGCTTGAGAAGGCCAGGGAGGTTAAGGGGTTCCCTGGAAAATGGAAGATGATAATTTCGAAGCTCGAGCGAATCCCTGCTCATCTCTCCGATTTGTCCAGCCATCCTTGCTTTTCCAAGAATGCACTGTGCATGGAGCAATTGCAAGCGGTTTCAAAGACCTTGAATGAAGCAATTGGATTAGCAGAGTTGTGTGTTGTTGAGAAATATGAGGGGAAGCTTCAGATGCAGAGCGATCTCAATGCCTTGATTGGGAAATTGGATTTGAATTTGCGCGACTGTGGACTCTTGATCAAGACTGGGGTCCTAGGGGAGGTCACCTTATCGACCCCAACCGCTGCAGTGAGTTCTTTGGCCGAAGCAGAGGCTACTGCCACTGGCAACATTAGGGAATTGCTGGCCCGGCTTCAGATTGGCCACTTGGAGGCCAAACACAAAGCCCTGGACAACCTCATTGAGCTCATGAAAGACGATGAGAAGGATGTTTTGGCTGTTCTAGGGCGGACCAACATTGCAGCTCTGGTCCAGTTGCTCACGGCAACTTCTCCTAGGATCCGGGAAAAGACTGTCACGGTTATCTGCTCGCTGGCAGAATCCGGGAGTTGTGAGAATTGGCTCGTCTCAGAGGGCGTTCTTCCCCCCCTTATTAGGCTTGTCGAGTCTGGCAGTGCCGTGGGGAAAGAAAAGGCTACGATCTCGCTCCAGAGATTATCAATGTCAGTTGAAACTGCCCGTTCAATTGTTGGGCATGGTGGGGTACGGCCACTGATCGACGTATGTAGAACTGGCGACTCGGTTTCACAGGCTGCAGCCGCATGTACTTTGAAAAACGTATCTGCCGTAGCAGAAATGAGGGGAACTCTTGCAGAAGAAGGGATTATAAAGGTTATGATCAACCTCCTCGATTGTGGGATACTACTGGGATCGAAAGAATATGCAGCCGAATGCTTGCAGAATCTGACTTCTGGCAATGACAGTCTTCGCCGGTCTGTCATCTCAGAAGGTGGGGTTCGAAGCCTGCTAGCATACCTCGATGGCCCTTTGCCCCAAGAATCAGCAGTCGGGGCGTTGAGGAATTTGGTCAGCTCCATCTCTGTCGATGCCCTGGTTTCGCTAGGTCTCCTTCCTTGTTTGGTCCATGTCTTAAGGTCTGGATCGCTTGGCGCTCAGCAGGCTGCAGCATCAGCTGTTTGCCTGCTCTGCAGCTCAGCAGAGACCAAAAGACTGGTGAGC
The Diospyros lotus cultivar Yz01 chromosome 12, ASM1463336v1, whole genome shotgun sequence DNA segment above includes these coding regions:
- the LOC127787730 gene encoding protein CELLULOSE SYNTHASE INTERACTIVE 1 — its product is MVEDGGGDVLADAQSTEEWLSRARELVPLALEKAREVKGFPGKWKMIISKLERIPAHLSDLSSHPCFSKNALCMEQLQAVSKTLNEAIGLAELCVVEKYEGKLQMQSDLNALIGKLDLNLRDCGLLIKTGVLGEVTLSTPTAAVSSLAEAEATATGNIRELLARLQIGHLEAKHKALDNLIELMKDDEKDVLAVLGRTNIAALVQLLTATSPRIREKTVTVICSLAESGSCENWLVSEGVLPPLIRLVESGSAVGKEKATISLQRLSMSVETARSIVGHGGVRPLIDVCRTGDSVSQAAAACTLKNVSAVAEMRGTLAEEGIIKVMINLLDCGILLGSKEYAAECLQNLTSGNDSLRRSVISEGGVRSLLAYLDGPLPQESAVGALRNLVSSISVDALVSLGLLPCLVHVLRSGSLGAQQAAASAVCLLCSSAETKRLVSDAGCIPLLVKMLEAKTNSAREVAAQAISSLVALSPNRREIKRDDKSVPNLVQLLDSSPQNTAKKYAVSSLVSLSSSKKCKKLMISYGAIGYLKKLTEMEVPGAKKLLGRLERGKLRALFSRK